In Cicer arietinum cultivar CDC Frontier isolate Library 1 chromosome 1, Cicar.CDCFrontier_v2.0, whole genome shotgun sequence, one DNA window encodes the following:
- the LOC101488812 gene encoding uncharacterized protein, whose amino-acid sequence MDPSIKVKVIIAQIQALYNYTISYRKAWLGKNKAIEQIYGNWEESYNQLLRWLLVMRTFAPGTIIKMETIPAYNEHSLVNGMTIFHRLFWAYVPCISAFKFCKLIVQVDGTWLYNKYKGTLLVVVAQDGNDNIIPIAYALVEGETKEAWGFFFRNLRSHVTPQANICLISDRHESIKSAYNNLNNGWQHPPSKHVFCVRHIAQNFAREFKDNALKNKVTQPMSLHNDTTAKKLAS is encoded by the exons atggacccttcaatcaaagtgaagGTCATTATTGCTCAGATTCAGGCTTTGTATAACTACACAATTAGTTATAGAAAAGCTTGGTTGGGAAAAAATAAGGCAATCGAACAAATTTATGGCAATTGGGAagagtcttacaatcaactTCTACGATGGTTATTAGTTATGCGAACGTTTGCTCCAGGAACCATTATTAAAATGGAAACAATCCCAGCTTATAATGAACATAGTTTGGTAAATGGGATGACAATCtttcatagactattttgggCTTACGTTCCATGCATATCTGCGTTTAAATTTTGCAAACTAATTGTACAAGTTGATGGAACTTGGTTATACAACAAGTATAAGGGAACTCTATTGGTAGTAGTTGCGCAGGATGGGAACGACAATATCATTCCAATTGCTTATGctcttgtggaaggtgagacaaaagAGGCTTGGGGGttcttttttagaaatttgagaTCACACGTCACTCCACAagccaacatttgtttgatttcagatagacacgaatCTATCAAAAGTGCTTACAATAATCTCAATAATGGGTGGCAACATCCTCCGTCAAAGCATGTGTTTTGCGTCCGACATATTGCACAAAATTTTGCAAGGGAATTTAAGGATAATGCTTTGAAGAACAAG GTTACTCAACCAATGAGTCTACATAACGATACTACCGCAAAGAAATTGGCATCGTAA
- the LOC113787755 gene encoding uncharacterized protein, producing MFSLKIWRHHLYGSTFIIFSDHKSLQCLFDQKELNMRQLRWIETLKDYDFRLQYHAGKANIVADALRRQNTLVSFLMVKEQELLEKFRDLNLNVEFSPGELKFSMINPSNGLIEDIQKHQFDDELLQQKRHLIMQGNALEFKVGPNNIMHCNGCLCILAVDKIKEIILEEAHISKLSFRPGVTKI from the coding sequence ATGTTTTCCCTAAAAATTTGGAGACACCACTTGTATGGAagtacatttataatttttagtgaccataaaagcttgCAATGCCTGTTCGATCAAAAAGAGCTCAATATGAGGCAACTAAGGTGGATAGAAACCTTGAAGGATTACGACTTTAGATTGCAATATCACGCGGGAAAGGCCAACATAGTTGCGGATGCCTTAAGAAGACAAAATACACTTGTATCATTTTTAATGGTAAAAGAACAAGAATTACTAGAGAAGTTTCGTGATCTTAACTTGAATGTGGAGTTTTCACCAGGAGAATTAAAATTTAGCATGATAAACCCCTCTAATGGGTTAATTGAGGACATTCAGAAACATCAATTTGACGACGAACTACTTCAGCAGAAGAGGCACTTGATTATGCAAGGGAATGCACTAGAATTCAAAGTTGGGCCAAACAATATTATGCACTGCAATGGATGCCTTTGCATCCTAGCAGTGGACAAGATAAAAGAGATTATTCTTGAGGAGGCACACATAAGTAAACTGAGTTTTCGTCCAGGAGTGACCAAGATTTGA
- the LOC113787756 gene encoding uncharacterized mitochondrial protein AtMg00860-like, which translates to MNHISHPFLDKFVAVFIDDILIYSKSREEHEEQLRKVLSLLREKQLYANQAKCEFWLEEVNFLGHVISNEGIVVNPGKVKAVVDWKRPRTVADIKSFVGLVGYYWRFIEGFAKIVSLLAQLRRKDQPFA; encoded by the coding sequence ATGAATCATATCTCCCACCCATTTTTGGACAAATTCGTAGCGGTATTTATAGATGACATTCTCATTTATTCTAAAAGTCGAGAGGAGCATGAGGAACAATTACGAAAAGTTCTATCACTGTTGCGAGAGAAACAGTTGTATGCCAACCAagcgaagtgtgaattttggttgGAGGAAGTTAATTTTCTAGGGCATGTGATCTCGAATGAAGGAATTGTTGTCAACCCAGGCAAGGTAAAGGCCGTTGTAGATTGGAAGCGGCCAAGGACTGTTGCAGACATTAAAAGCTTTGTTGGATTAGTTGGCTATTACTGGAgatttattgaaggttttgctaagattgtatcCTTACTGGCCCAACTTAGAAGAAAGGATCAACCGTTTGCGTGA